AAGCATCGGTCGGTTTTACAGGTAGTAGTGACAATCTGAATGAACTTAAGAAAAGTCATGCATTGACAAGTACTTACCAAAGGACGGGTGATACAAAAGGCAATGTAAACTGGCTTGCAGAGCTTGGTGAAGTTAAGGGGTCTGCGACCTTTGATCTTGCTTTGAGCTTTGGCAAGTCACAAGCAGAGAGTTTTGCTCAAGGTGCTGCTGCGCTAAATAAAGGTTATAACAAAGTTCTTGCACACTACAATGGGCAAGGCGATTATATCGGCTGGGAAGATTACTTAACTAGCCTTAAACCGATGCAGCGTCTAGCAAACTACACCACAGACAGCGGTAAACTATTAAATGTCAGTGCATTAGTGTTAAAAGCACAAGAAGATAAAACGCACGCCGGCGCACTCATTGCATCACTGTCTAACCCATGGGGTGACACAGTTGCTGCTGAGCAAGGTCACACAGGATATAAAGCGGTTTGGGTACGTGACTTTTATCAAGTTGCTATGGCGTTCATGGCGATGGGCGACCCAGATACAGCGCTAACCTCATTTGAATACCTTGAAAAAGTTCAAGTGATGGATGGCACGCCAGGTAATCAAGGCGATACCGGCTGGTTTTTACAAAAAACGCATGTTGACGGGGAGTTAGAGTGGGTAGGTGTTCAGCTCGACCAAACCGCGATGCCGGTCATGCTTGCTTGGAAATTGTGGCAAGCGGGTGTGTTAAGCGATGAAAAGCTAGTTTACTGGTACGAGCGCATGCTCAAGCCTGCGGCAGAGTTCCTAGTAGATGGCGGTTTAGCAAAGATTTTGTGGAATGATACGCAAATTACGCCACCTGCGACCCAGCAAGAGCGCTGGGAAGAGCAAGACGGGTATTCACCTTCGACGACTGCAGCGATTATTGCTGGCCTGGTGACGGCAAGTGATATTGCCAAGTTAGCGGGTGATAAAGCAGGGGAGCAAAGGTATCTAGATACTGCTAAAAAGTATAACGACACTGTTGAAAAGCTCATGTTTACCACCGAAGGTAACTTGAAAGGCCAAGACACAGATGGTGAATACTTCTTCCGTATCGCACGTGATGAGAACCCAAACACCTCCACAAAATTGGGTGATAACAATGGCCGTACAGGACTTGATAAGCGTCAGATTATTGATGGTGGTTTCTTAGAGTTGGTACGTTATGGTGTAAGAGGTGCTGATGCGCCAAGCATTTTGAAAACACTGCCAGAGTACGAAGATGAAACGTTACCTGAAAACTTGCGTGTAAAATACAGCTTTACCTTTGCAGGCGATCCAAATTCGTACCCTGGTTACCGTCGTTACGGTAATGATGGCTATGGCGAAGATGAAGTAAAAGGGACTAACTATGCTGAGGGCGGTCAAAATACACCGGGACAGCGTGGTCGTGTATGGCCATTCTTTACTGGTGAAAAAGGCCATTATGAAATAGCGGCTGCCGCTGCGACTAAGGGCTTAACCAAAGACGTTGTGACGCGTATAAAGCATACCTATGTGCGTGGCATGGAGCACTTTGCCAATGAAGGTTTGATGCTACCAGAACAAGTTTGGGATGGCGTCGGTGTTAACCCGTTTGGTTACCAGCTGGGTGAAGGCACTAATTCGGCAACACCGCTGGCTTGGACACATGCAGAGTACGTTAAATTAGTCCGTTCACTTGCAGATAAAAATGTCTGGGATCATTACCCAATTGTCAGCGAGAAGTTAAAATAACTCACCATTCTAAAGCGGTGTATTAACAATGCACCGCGATTATCCTCTATTTGAAAATTTATTTTTACCTAGTAATTAAAATAATAATTAGCAATTTAAAAATTGTTTTACTTTGTGTTTGTTTGTAATTTTCTTTATTTTTCCTATTAATTTCCGATTCATTTTATCAGAATATAATCTTCCGGCTTTTAGGTTGGCTGGTGATTTTATATGAACTTCTATGAAAAACCGATTATGTGATTTTTTGAAAGGATATTAGAAAATGCAAAATAAAAATGTACTTATTATAGGTAATGGGCCTGTTAATACTGATATAAGCAAGCAAGTTGAAGAGTTTGACCGTGTAGTGCGATTTAATTTTTGCGCAGGACTACCTGCTCATCTGGGCACCAAGTGTACTGATTTATGGTTATCAAGTCGCGGCAGGCAAGCTATGAAGATTGCCCAGCAGTTTCCCCGCCTCAACTTAAGTAACCTCAGTCAAGTTATGCTAACTGACCCAAAACAAAGTATTTTCAAACAAATATTATTTAAAGCAATAAATCGAAAAGGGAAAATAGATTTTGGCGATAAAATAGCAAGGCACGTTGACGACAAGCAGATCATTCAAAGAATTGATCAGCGCTATCGCGCTTCGGTTTTATCAGATCTTTTAAAGCTAGGTAAACCTGAATGTAAACCCGTATGTCCAAGTTCAGGGTTGCTTGCCATGCACTACTTCATCGAAAGGTGTCAACATGTCACTATAACTGGGTTTGGTTTTCAAGGTTGGAAACGACACCCTTGGGCTCAAGAAAAGCAATATGTCGATAAATTGGTTAAACAAGGTAAGATTGATTGGCTAAATTTAAATTGATCATTATTCAATTTTATTTTTATATAAAATCTTTTTCTTAAGTTTTATTTAATGTTGGTTATTATATTTTTATTTAAGCCGTATAAGTTAAAAGGTTTATCGACATATACGGCTAAGCCGTTATTTATGGCTCACAACGATGCCAACCGGTTGTGCATTTCCATGTTGCGTACCATCTGCGTCCACCATTAACTTGTTTAGTTACTAGCTTGTTTAGTTACTAGCTTGTTTAGTGCGGCACTGTCATTAGACAAGTTTTTTAAGTTGCCTTTTTGTAGCTTTAATTTCATTGTTAGTCCTTTTTGAGATGAATGAATATCATATACAGGCTAGCATTTGTGTATAAAAAGCAAACTACACATTCGTGACAATCCAGCATGTGAGCAAAACGGTGTACCTGGTGCAAACAGGCCTCACTTTTTCTGTGAGGATAATGAAATTGTCCTTACATGGCTTGGCCAATAAGAGTACAGGCAAAGCTCTATCGCTTCACCTGTTCACACCCCAACAGATTTATATTCTGGCCATACTATTGCCAAATAATCGAGCATGACAGCGCCTTGCATACTCATCAGTCATGCCAGATAAATAATCTGTAAGTACCCGCATTTTTGCTATGTCACTGTCTGCTTGCTCATATTGAGACTGGGCGGTATAAGGAAGCAATCTCATTGGGTCGCTGGAAAATGCGTCGAATAGGTCAATCAGCATATTCTGACCGCTGAACTCAATTTGCTGCATGGTCGGTTCTCGAATGAGTCTTTGATAGACAAATTGCTTGAGTACTTTAAGGATGGCTTCAAATTCATCGTTGAGTTTGACGGTATTTTTAAGTAGTGGATCGTCAAAGTCGGCATCGTGCTGAACCAAAGCACAGTGAACAATGAAAATGTTGACCAGTTCGCCAATGGCGTCTTTTCTAAGCGGTTCATCATCAGAAAAGAGGCGATGCGTTAAACTTGATAGGTTTTGTTCAAGCCAAGGTGAGTTAATTTGTTTGAACTCAGGCATCGCATAGTTATACCAGTCGCGCTCACTGAGTGTGCCAGTGGCAATTGCATCTTCTAAATCATGCACAGCATAAGCAATGTCATCCGCATATTCCATGATGGCCGCATCAAGAGATTTATAGACAGTCTTAGACTTAAACTCATCAATGGGACTGTGCATTGTGAAAAGGGCTTTATCCTTGTTAGACAAAGGCGACAATATCCAATCAAAAACGTCTTTATCACAATCGTAAACGCCTTTGGCAGGAAACCATTTTTGCGTATAGATAAAACGTTGATGAGGACTAATGCTTTGAGGCTTAAGCTGTAATGCAGAGATGTGCGCTGGATATTTTATAAAACCGAGTAGCGTACGTCTGGTCAAATTCATACCATAGCCATTTGAGTAGGGCTCTAACTTGGTCACAATACGGAGCGTTTGTGCATTACCCTCGAAGCCGCCGTAATCACGCATCAAATAATTGAGAGCGATTTCTCCACCATGTCCAAAAGGGGGGTGGCCAATATCATGGGCAAGACAGATGGTTTCAATGAGGCTAGCAGAAGGGAAGTGCTCAAAGTCAGGGTTTTGCAATTTGAGGTGGCGCAATAGGCCTGTTCCTATTTGAGATACCTCCAATGAATGCGTTAGTCGTGTACGATAAAAGTCATTCACGCCAATACTCATGATCTGCGTCTTTGATTGCAGGCGTCTAAAGGCGGCAGCGTGGATAATTCGAGAGCGATCTACTTGCCACGCTGAGCGATTATCGTTGGGGCGATTTTTTATTTGATCAAGTAATCTTTGTTGCCATACGGGCTGGGTCATAAGGTACTCTATGTGACTGGTTATTGTCTTATTCCATCTTTGTAAGCTAAGTATAGCGATGCAAAGTTAAAATTGTAATTACTTGGAATAGTTAGGAAAAAGCTCATTTTAGCGACGGATTGGCATAAATTCGCGTTTAACGACTATTGTTGCTATAATCGGTCGCCGTTTTATGAGATGAACTAAGTACAACGAGTCTTTCTCTGACAAAGGAAGTTCAGATAGCTCGTTTGGTAGGTACTAGTGAGAGGAGAATCATGCGTTCTAATTTGATTAAGATTTTATTAATTGCTGTCTCTTTGTACGCAATTATTTATCCATTTATAACTGAACCACCGGAAAAGCCAGAGCCAATAGAAGTACCAGAAGTTATCGTTGAGATCCCTGAAGTCGAAATACCTGAGCAGCCACTTCATAATGTGCAACTTCCTGACTTTGGCTCGATCAAAGATATCGCAACTAAGAAAAAAACTTTTTTCGACTTTATCAAACCTCATGTAGAGGCCGAAAATAAGGTGATACTGCAACAAAGAGCCAGTATTGAGATTGCACTCATGATGTTGCAGTTTGAAGAGCTGCTCAGTGATGTGCAAATTGAACGGGTGCAAACTATTTTTCAACTTTATAAGATAGATCAAAGTGAGATCACTTCTGAGAGTTTAAAATTGGCCCTTGATAGAGTTGATATTATACCCAAAGAGTTGGCATTAATGCAGGCGGCCAATGAATCTGCTTGGGGTACATCTCGGTTTGCACGTATTGGTTTAAACTTTTTTGGGCAGTGGTGTTATCGTTCGGGGTGCGGGATGATCCCGAAGCGTCGTGCTGATGAGGCCGCGCATGAAGTGGCGGCATTTAAATCGGTCAGGGCATCGGTTACCTCGTATTTTAGAAATATAAATACACATGATGCATACCGAGAGCTCCGCGCAGTTCGCGCACAGTTGAGGGCGGATA
This genomic window from Pseudoalteromonas luteoviolacea contains:
- a CDS encoding glycoside hydrolase family 15 protein, with protein sequence MKKLSCLSLALIAAGLIGCGSATNTQQIKTAPGAPGDKPFWTYSDKTGIGTSYEVYKNGQYANDAQTGEVSKVWFSIAKGMITETMFGLIHQAQIRDMQFVVTGKDFTVTERDELEVSIDYLYKDNQGRPLSLAYKVVSTDKQGRFTLEKHIFTDPDGQTLFVRAKVDTQLSGVKAFVNVNPYVNNNGLNDSATVTDKGLVAWEADNFLTLQSSTGFEQASVGFTGSSDNLNELKKSHALTSTYQRTGDTKGNVNWLAELGEVKGSATFDLALSFGKSQAESFAQGAAALNKGYNKVLAHYNGQGDYIGWEDYLTSLKPMQRLANYTTDSGKLLNVSALVLKAQEDKTHAGALIASLSNPWGDTVAAEQGHTGYKAVWVRDFYQVAMAFMAMGDPDTALTSFEYLEKVQVMDGTPGNQGDTGWFLQKTHVDGELEWVGVQLDQTAMPVMLAWKLWQAGVLSDEKLVYWYERMLKPAAEFLVDGGLAKILWNDTQITPPATQQERWEEQDGYSPSTTAAIIAGLVTASDIAKLAGDKAGEQRYLDTAKKYNDTVEKLMFTTEGNLKGQDTDGEYFFRIARDENPNTSTKLGDNNGRTGLDKRQIIDGGFLELVRYGVRGADAPSILKTLPEYEDETLPENLRVKYSFTFAGDPNSYPGYRRYGNDGYGEDEVKGTNYAEGGQNTPGQRGRVWPFFTGEKGHYEIAAAAATKGLTKDVVTRIKHTYVRGMEHFANEGLMLPEQVWDGVGVNPFGYQLGEGTNSATPLAWTHAEYVKLVRSLADKNVWDHYPIVSEKLK
- a CDS encoding glycosyltransferase family 29 protein encodes the protein MQNKNVLIIGNGPVNTDISKQVEEFDRVVRFNFCAGLPAHLGTKCTDLWLSSRGRQAMKIAQQFPRLNLSNLSQVMLTDPKQSIFKQILFKAINRKGKIDFGDKIARHVDDKQIIQRIDQRYRASVLSDLLKLGKPECKPVCPSSGLLAMHYFIERCQHVTITGFGFQGWKRHPWAQEKQYVDKLVKQGKIDWLNLN
- a CDS encoding anti-phage deoxyguanosine triphosphatase, with protein sequence MTQPVWQQRLLDQIKNRPNDNRSAWQVDRSRIIHAAAFRRLQSKTQIMSIGVNDFYRTRLTHSLEVSQIGTGLLRHLKLQNPDFEHFPSASLIETICLAHDIGHPPFGHGGEIALNYLMRDYGGFEGNAQTLRIVTKLEPYSNGYGMNLTRRTLLGFIKYPAHISALQLKPQSISPHQRFIYTQKWFPAKGVYDCDKDVFDWILSPLSNKDKALFTMHSPIDEFKSKTVYKSLDAAIMEYADDIAYAVHDLEDAIATGTLSERDWYNYAMPEFKQINSPWLEQNLSSLTHRLFSDDEPLRKDAIGELVNIFIVHCALVQHDADFDDPLLKNTVKLNDEFEAILKVLKQFVYQRLIREPTMQQIEFSGQNMLIDLFDAFSSDPMRLLPYTAQSQYEQADSDIAKMRVLTDYLSGMTDEYARRCHARLFGNSMARI
- a CDS encoding glucosaminidase domain-containing protein; the protein is MRSNLIKILLIAVSLYAIIYPFITEPPEKPEPIEVPEVIVEIPEVEIPEQPLHNVQLPDFGSIKDIATKKKTFFDFIKPHVEAENKVILQQRASIEIALMMLQFEELLSDVQIERVQTIFQLYKIDQSEITSESLKLALDRVDIIPKELALMQAANESAWGTSRFARIGLNFFGQWCYRSGCGMIPKRRADEAAHEVAAFKSVRASVTSYFRNINTHDAYRELRAVRAQLRADKKEIIATALTPGLMSYSERGQDYIEELNDMIRHNKAYFDEE